A single window of [Clostridium] hylemonae DSM 15053 DNA harbors:
- a CDS encoding flavodoxin family protein: MGKNILVISTSLRKGSNSEILADALIRGAKEAGHRVEKVCIRDKEIAFCRGCLACQKTGRCVIQDGGDEIARKMLAADVLVFATPIYYYGMSGQMKTMLDRANPLYFLDYRFRDVYLLATAADEEEQAMDGVLNGIQGWISCFEKAQLAGSVFAGGVDQAGEIENHPVLERAYRLGKEI, from the coding sequence ATGGGAAAAAATATTTTAGTCATTTCGACCAGCCTGCGGAAAGGAAGCAACTCGGAAATTCTGGCTGACGCATTGATACGTGGGGCCAAAGAGGCAGGACATCGTGTGGAAAAAGTATGTATCCGGGATAAGGAGATTGCTTTCTGCAGAGGCTGCCTTGCCTGCCAAAAAACAGGCAGATGTGTGATTCAGGACGGCGGGGATGAAATCGCCCGTAAAATGCTGGCGGCCGACGTTCTTGTCTTTGCCACACCGATTTATTATTACGGGATGAGCGGACAGATGAAGACGATGCTCGACCGGGCAAATCCGCTGTATTTTCTGGATTACCGGTTCCGGGACGTCTATCTGCTGGCGACGGCGGCTGATGAAGAGGAACAGGCCATGGACGGCGTACTCAACGGCATTCAGGGATGGATTTCCTGTTTTGAAAAAGCACAGCTTGCAGGGAGCGTTTTTGCGGGCGGAGTCGATCAGGCGGGAGAGATTGAGAACCATCCGGTACTTGAAAGAGCGTATCGGCTGGGAAAGGAAATATAA
- a CDS encoding SDR family NAD(P)-dependent oxidoreductase, with protein MDAKMLEGKVAIITGASYGMGQTMAELFAEEGASVVLTARGKEKLDKVVEGIRENGGKAIGVVADTCSTEDTKRVMQETLAAFGDLDILINNAGIGEQKMIDETDDEWMMQVMNTNLGGPMRYIREALKIFMPKNEGIIINISSVNGDRPFCGATYTSTKGALNTLTKNVAMRLVDTNIRCNAVAPGATITPAHLANKAGEQPGGNEMLKYSGHYVYFPGPECDAMDQAYACLYLASKMGKAVKGQVLQVCNGAFL; from the coding sequence ATGGATGCAAAGATGTTAGAAGGAAAAGTTGCAATTATTACAGGGGCAAGTTATGGAATGGGTCAGACAATGGCAGAGCTGTTTGCGGAAGAAGGAGCCAGTGTTGTACTCACCGCCAGAGGAAAAGAAAAACTGGATAAGGTGGTGGAGGGAATCCGTGAAAATGGCGGGAAAGCCATTGGCGTTGTGGCGGATACCTGTTCCACGGAAGATACAAAGAGAGTGATGCAGGAAACACTGGCGGCTTTCGGCGATTTGGATATCCTGATCAACAATGCGGGAATCGGGGAGCAGAAAATGATCGATGAGACGGACGACGAATGGATGATGCAGGTGATGAATACGAATCTGGGCGGGCCTATGCGGTATATCCGGGAGGCACTGAAAATATTTATGCCCAAAAACGAAGGAATCATTATCAATATCTCCTCCGTAAACGGAGACAGACCTTTCTGCGGGGCAACCTATACTTCCACAAAAGGCGCGCTGAATACGCTGACGAAAAATGTAGCCATGCGGCTTGTGGATACGAACATCCGGTGCAATGCCGTTGCGCCCGGAGCGACCATCACACCGGCCCATCTTGCCAACAAGGCGGGAGAACAGCCCGGAGGCAACGAGATGCTCAAATACAGCGGCCATTACGTGTATTTCCCGGGTCCGGAATGCGATGCCATGGATCAGGCCTATGCCTGCCTGTATCTTGCCAGCAAGATGGGAAAAGCGGTGAAGGGGCAGGTGCTTCAAGTCTGCAATGGAGCGTTTCTGTAA
- a CDS encoding alpha/beta hydrolase, with amino-acid sequence MKEQLNLTKEWDKTFLQSEKVDHSKVTFHNRYGITLAADMYVPKNAEGKLAAIAVCGPFGAVKEQASGLYAQTMAERGFLTVAFDPSFTGESGGIPRYVASPDINTEDFQAAVDFLSVQENADPEKIGIIGICGWGGMALNAAAIDTRIKAAVASTMYDMGRVNAKGYFDSEDSEEARYEKRKALNAQRIEDYKNGEYALAGGVVDPLPEDAPFFVKDYYDYYKTDRGYHARSLNSNGGWNITSSLSFLNMPILQYSQEIRNAVLLIHGDKAHSCYFSRDAFEKLEGENKELMLIPGAVHTDLYDRTDVIPFDRMAEFFKKYLV; translated from the coding sequence ATGAAAGAGCAGTTGAATTTAACAAAAGAATGGGATAAAACGTTCCTACAGAGTGAAAAAGTAGACCACAGCAAGGTGACTTTCCACAACCGTTATGGAATCACGCTGGCGGCGGACATGTATGTGCCGAAGAACGCAGAGGGAAAACTGGCGGCAATCGCGGTATGCGGGCCGTTTGGCGCGGTAAAGGAGCAGGCTTCCGGACTGTACGCGCAGACCATGGCGGAGAGAGGCTTTTTGACCGTCGCCTTTGACCCCTCCTTCACTGGGGAAAGCGGCGGGATTCCCAGATATGTGGCTTCACCGGATATCAATACAGAGGATTTTCAGGCGGCAGTGGACTTCCTGTCCGTTCAGGAAAATGCCGACCCTGAAAAAATCGGTATCATTGGTATCTGCGGATGGGGCGGGATGGCGCTGAACGCAGCGGCCATTGACACCAGAATCAAGGCAGCGGTAGCTTCTACGATGTACGATATGGGCAGGGTCAACGCGAAAGGGTATTTTGATTCTGAGGACAGTGAAGAAGCCAGATATGAAAAGCGCAAGGCTTTGAACGCCCAGAGAATTGAGGATTATAAAAACGGGGAATATGCCCTTGCAGGAGGCGTGGTGGATCCGCTGCCTGAAGATGCGCCGTTCTTTGTAAAAGACTATTATGATTATTACAAGACAGACAGAGGATACCATGCAAGGTCACTGAATTCAAATGGCGGCTGGAATATCACCTCCTCCCTGTCATTCCTTAACATGCCGATTTTACAGTACAGTCAGGAAATCAGGAATGCAGTGCTGTTGATTCACGGTGATAAAGCACATTCCTGCTATTTCAGCAGAGATGCCTTTGAAAAACTCGAAGGGGAGAACAAAGAACTTATGCTCATTCCGGGGGCAGTCCATACGGATTTATATGACCGGACAGATGTGATTCCATTTGATAGGATGGCAGAATTTTTCAAGAAATATCTAGTATAA
- a CDS encoding aldo/keto reductase, protein MKRIMAAALIICMMLTLASCSSQEKAKGAKTNQQTETDSAKHILTAYFSCTGTTEQIAGWIADKTDSDIYQITPQSPYTKDDMNYGDSSSRTTTEQNDASARPEISGRVEDMDKYDVIFLGYPIWNGQAPRIISTFLESYDFSDKTIIPFCTSHSSGIGSSDTQMHSLCPDSVTWKPGERFSADTTSDEVNDWVGGLNITMETSANTGVFHFETKKVLLNSGYEMPIMGLGTYSLSDEECENSVKALLEAGGRLIDTAYMYHNEGAVGKAVRESGIPREEIFVTTKIYPSQFENAAGAIDEALEKMDMEYIDLMLLHHPGDGDVEAYKAMEQAVADGKLRSIGLSNWYVEELEDFLPQITIMPAVVQNEIHPYYQENEVIPYIQEKGIVVQGWYPFGGRGHTAELLGNETISAIAQAHGVTSAQVILRWNLQKGVIVIPGSSNPEHIRENLELFSFELTAEEMEQINALDRNEKHDWY, encoded by the coding sequence ATGAAACGAATCATGGCCGCCGCATTAATCATCTGTATGATGCTCACACTGGCATCATGCTCTTCACAGGAGAAAGCGAAAGGTGCAAAAACAAATCAACAGACTGAAACAGATAGTGCAAAGCATATATTGACCGCATATTTTTCCTGCACGGGAACGACAGAACAGATTGCCGGCTGGATTGCGGATAAGACAGACTCGGATATCTATCAGATTACGCCCCAATCCCCATATACCAAAGACGACATGAATTATGGTGATTCATCTTCCAGAACGACGACAGAGCAGAATGATGCATCTGCAAGACCCGAGATATCCGGCCGGGTAGAAGATATGGATAAATATGACGTTATTTTTCTTGGCTACCCCATCTGGAATGGGCAGGCCCCGCGTATTATCAGTACCTTTTTAGAAAGCTATGATTTCTCAGATAAGACCATCATCCCGTTCTGCACGTCCCACAGCAGTGGAATTGGCTCCAGTGACACACAGATGCATAGTCTCTGTCCCGATTCTGTAACGTGGAAGCCCGGAGAGAGATTTTCGGCAGATACCACAAGCGATGAGGTAAATGACTGGGTCGGTGGATTGAATATAACGATGGAAACAAGCGCGAATACAGGCGTATTTCATTTCGAGACGAAAAAGGTTTTATTAAACAGCGGTTATGAAATGCCAATCATGGGTCTTGGCACTTACAGCCTGTCAGATGAGGAATGTGAGAACTCTGTTAAGGCATTGCTGGAGGCAGGCGGCAGACTGATAGACACCGCCTATATGTACCACAATGAAGGGGCGGTCGGAAAGGCTGTCCGGGAATCCGGCATTCCAAGAGAAGAAATCTTTGTTACGACTAAAATCTATCCGAGCCAGTTTGAGAATGCTGCCGGCGCCATAGACGAGGCATTGGAGAAAATGGATATGGAATATATCGACCTTATGCTCCTGCATCATCCCGGTGACGGAGATGTAGAGGCTTATAAAGCGATGGAGCAGGCTGTGGCTGACGGGAAGCTCCGCTCCATTGGACTTTCCAACTGGTATGTGGAGGAGCTGGAAGATTTTCTTCCCCAGATTACTATCATGCCTGCCGTAGTACAGAATGAGATTCACCCCTATTATCAGGAAAATGAAGTGATTCCCTACATTCAGGAGAAAGGAATCGTTGTGCAGGGTTGGTATCCATTTGGAGGACGTGGCCACACAGCGGAATTGCTGGGGAATGAAACCATATCTGCCATCGCACAGGCCCACGGTGTCACATCCGCACAGGTGATTCTCCGCTGGAATTTGCAGAAAGGTGTGATTGTGATTCCCGGCTCCAGCAATCCGGAGCATATTCGGGAGAATCTTGAACTTTTCAGTTTTGAACTGACAGCCGAAGAGATGGAACAGATCAATGCACTTGACCGCAATGAAAAACATGATTGGTATTAA
- a CDS encoding aldo/keto reductase, whose product MKYVNYPGTDKQVSVVGFGGLRFDLDKTDEENADMILYAYDKGINYFDTAPGYCDDRSEKIFGIAFRKLLAEGKTDFYVSTKSKPKMCPTKELAIASVKRSLEIMGIPKIHFYHVWCIRKMEHYELSMAEGGQYEGLKWCQEQGLIDHICFSSHQPGEEVVQVLDAHTFTGVTMGINLLNFPYRWKGVEYAYQKGYGVVAMNPLCGGTIPAHEKELAFLAEPGETVTQAALRFNIASPEITISLIGFSRKSDIDEACEMADHAVPFRASDLERIKEKFHGATKEICTGCGYCRVCPKGINIPAYMLLYNEKQMFHKTDEEMIDMVYGLEYYNYSANTKGRAGDCIKCRKCEQECTQHLGIVRRLEEIAGWESQTEDTVTV is encoded by the coding sequence ATGAAATATGTAAATTATCCCGGAACTGATAAGCAGGTATCAGTAGTGGGATTCGGGGGTCTGCGGTTTGACCTTGATAAAACCGATGAAGAGAACGCTGACATGATACTGTATGCCTACGATAAGGGAATCAATTATTTTGACACCGCTCCCGGATACTGTGATGACAGGAGCGAGAAAATATTCGGTATCGCGTTCCGGAAGCTTTTGGCAGAAGGAAAGACGGACTTTTACGTCTCCACAAAAAGCAAGCCGAAAATGTGCCCGACAAAGGAACTGGCAATCGCTTCCGTGAAACGCTCTCTGGAAATCATGGGGATTCCGAAAATCCACTTTTACCATGTATGGTGTATCCGGAAAATGGAACATTATGAGCTGTCCATGGCAGAAGGCGGACAGTACGAAGGATTGAAGTGGTGTCAGGAACAGGGTCTTATCGACCATATCTGCTTCTCCTCCCACCAGCCGGGCGAGGAAGTGGTACAAGTGCTGGATGCCCACACTTTTACAGGCGTAACTATGGGGATTAACCTGCTTAATTTTCCATACCGCTGGAAGGGTGTAGAATATGCTTACCAAAAAGGCTATGGCGTCGTGGCTATGAACCCGCTCTGCGGTGGTACAATCCCGGCTCATGAAAAAGAGCTGGCCTTTCTTGCCGAACCCGGGGAGACCGTGACACAGGCGGCTCTGCGCTTCAATATTGCCAGTCCCGAAATCACAATTTCTTTGATTGGGTTCAGCCGCAAGAGCGATATCGATGAAGCATGTGAGATGGCGGACCATGCAGTACCGTTTCGGGCATCCGACTTGGAGCGTATCAAGGAAAAGTTCCATGGGGCCACAAAGGAAATATGTACCGGCTGCGGGTACTGCCGTGTGTGCCCAAAGGGAATCAATATTCCTGCCTATATGCTGCTGTATAACGAAAAGCAGATGTTTCATAAGACGGATGAAGAGATGATCGATATGGTGTATGGGCTGGAGTATTATAACTACAGCGCCAACACGAAGGGGAGGGCCGGGGACTGTATCAAGTGCAGGAAATGTGAGCAGGAGTGTACCCAGCACCTCGGAATCGTGCGGCGGCTGGAGGAGATTGCCGGCTGGGAGAGCCAGACGGAGGATACGGTTACGGTGTAA
- a CDS encoding LytR/AlgR family response regulator transcription factor, protein MYRIAICDDDEQFLHHLNRKTEEIMTENGLTRGRDFEIDVFSGAASMQRRMPEDINCWNILLLDIELSDENGIELARTLRKQQVTCSIVYITAYRDYVFDCFDTQPLWYLLKPVDFKKFETILMADYLRSYAGTRLSLKIEGRQVFIPFPDIYALESTQHRTRIWLGDSFRDWNGALSALKPQLPAFGFCQSHNSYIINLSHVREIQRMDVLMDNERTFPISRRCYDQFFEKYFAFLKI, encoded by the coding sequence ATGTACCGTATTGCGATTTGTGATGATGATGAGCAGTTCCTCCATCATCTGAACCGGAAAACAGAAGAGATTATGACTGAAAACGGCCTGACGCGCGGCCGGGATTTTGAAATCGATGTATTCAGCGGGGCGGCGTCGATGCAGCGCAGAATGCCGGAGGACATAAACTGCTGGAACATTCTGCTTTTGGACATCGAGCTTTCCGATGAAAACGGGATAGAGCTGGCAAGGACTTTGCGGAAACAGCAGGTTACGTGCAGTATTGTCTACATTACGGCCTACCGTGACTATGTATTTGACTGTTTTGACACGCAGCCCCTTTGGTATCTGCTAAAACCAGTGGATTTTAAAAAGTTTGAAACTATTCTTATGGCGGACTACCTCAGAAGTTATGCGGGGACAAGGCTTTCCCTTAAGATAGAGGGCAGGCAGGTATTCATCCCGTTTCCGGATATTTATGCGCTGGAATCCACCCAGCACCGCACAAGAATATGGCTTGGCGACAGCTTCCGCGACTGGAACGGCGCACTTTCTGCCTTGAAACCGCAGCTTCCCGCATTTGGTTTCTGCCAGTCCCACAACAGTTACATCATTAACCTGAGCCATGTCAGGGAGATACAGCGCATGGACGTGCTCATGGACAATGAAAGGACGTTTCCCATAAGCCGCCGCTGTTATGACCAGTTCTTTGAGAAATATTTTGCTTTTTTGAAAATCTGA
- a CDS encoding sensor histidine kinase: protein MNYIKSNWKIVLLPFYALFIFLAFTFMRSYTVTDADRLFLTPTFEDSNGWDIYKMENGTKKEASVQELFDSSGETFYLSRVLDKGMERAGYTVLELDGTTWQESVFLDGELLYTVNPGLDNRIGFVEFPKEYEGLPGMGEYVRLTLPPDYAGKTLTIAAAFNTTVDYRGLPMVRLSSENILTQMLVSDANRIAMPAAAYMAAALLLLGLFFYNWYHGQKSYSILLLTAAALIQSLRVLLNFEFYFSSHFSLNFIPVGLLIPLSLELPILYLLLQMKRWKKWYAPFILAPLVLSLAAHLMPDSSFASSCDTLLYLPLLALCVFAVLEWKDKNAVFRLFTPALFAVIVVGITAASYLMLTGHGDSVFVSMLRFPTVMLYEAFQFYGGILLLLGGGVSFIQAVHKAADTQSELSVISAKNELIQENIQSIQESSTEIAGMRHDMLRHLHTMLDLSHAGNAERLQRYLEELTKETETIPPLRVCQHPVVNALVTRALAKAKRERIQMNLHVEVPADISIPDADLCTLLMNMLDNAIEALSLLPGKKERVLELTMHVRGRYLFVETMNPCDGTALTDKETGLFRSMKGAGHGYGMKTMSDIAKKYQSKLQIKQEDDTVTVRTALLMPDVTCPIQ from the coding sequence TTGAATTACATAAAATCAAACTGGAAAATAGTGCTGCTCCCTTTTTATGCACTCTTCATCTTTTTGGCGTTTACTTTCATGCGCTCCTATACAGTTACAGACGCAGACAGGCTGTTCCTCACGCCTACATTTGAGGATTCTAATGGCTGGGATATCTATAAAATGGAAAACGGTACAAAAAAAGAGGCCTCTGTTCAGGAGCTTTTTGACAGTTCCGGTGAGACGTTCTATCTTTCCCGTGTATTGGATAAAGGCATGGAGCGGGCCGGATATACCGTACTGGAATTGGATGGCACAACTTGGCAGGAGAGCGTCTTTTTAGACGGAGAGCTTCTCTATACCGTCAATCCGGGTCTGGACAACCGCATCGGCTTCGTGGAATTCCCGAAAGAATATGAAGGGCTTCCGGGGATGGGTGAGTATGTACGCCTGACACTGCCCCCGGATTATGCAGGAAAGACATTGACAATCGCCGCCGCGTTCAACACTACGGTAGACTACCGCGGACTGCCTATGGTCCGTCTGTCCAGCGAGAACATTCTGACACAGATGCTTGTCAGTGACGCGAACCGGATTGCCATGCCTGCCGCGGCTTATATGGCGGCTGCCCTCCTGCTGTTAGGACTCTTCTTTTACAACTGGTATCACGGGCAAAAGTCATATTCCATCCTGCTGTTGACAGCAGCGGCCTTAATACAGTCACTGCGTGTCCTGCTGAACTTTGAGTTCTATTTCAGCTCTCATTTTTCACTCAATTTTATACCGGTAGGGCTGCTTATCCCTTTATCGCTGGAATTGCCAATCCTGTACCTGCTCCTACAGATGAAACGCTGGAAGAAATGGTATGCGCCGTTTATACTAGCGCCGCTTGTACTGTCGCTTGCAGCCCACCTCATGCCAGATTCCTCTTTCGCTTCTTCGTGTGATACATTACTGTATCTTCCTCTGCTGGCATTGTGTGTGTTTGCCGTTTTAGAATGGAAGGATAAGAATGCGGTCTTTCGCCTGTTCACACCGGCCTTATTTGCGGTTATTGTCGTTGGCATCACAGCCGCTTCATACCTTATGCTGACTGGGCACGGGGATTCCGTTTTTGTAAGTATGCTCCGTTTCCCGACTGTCATGCTGTATGAAGCCTTTCAGTTTTACGGCGGTATCCTGCTGCTCCTTGGCGGAGGAGTCAGTTTTATTCAGGCTGTGCATAAGGCGGCGGACACACAGAGTGAGCTGTCTGTGATATCGGCAAAAAATGAGCTGATTCAAGAGAACATTCAGAGTATTCAAGAAAGCAGTACCGAGATTGCGGGCATGCGCCATGATATGCTGCGCCATCTGCACACAATGCTGGATTTGAGCCACGCGGGAAATGCCGAGCGGTTACAGCGTTATCTCGAAGAACTGACGAAAGAAACAGAAACCATCCCGCCGTTAAGAGTGTGCCAGCATCCTGTTGTCAACGCTCTTGTGACGCGGGCTCTTGCCAAAGCAAAAAGAGAACGTATCCAAATGAATCTACACGTGGAAGTGCCCGCAGATATTTCTATCCCAGACGCAGACTTGTGTACTCTGCTGATGAATATGCTAGACAACGCTATAGAGGCGCTGTCTCTGCTCCCCGGAAAAAAGGAGCGGGTACTCGAACTGACTATGCACGTGCGCGGACGCTATCTGTTTGTTGAAACTATGAACCCTTGTGATGGCACTGCCCTGACAGACAAAGAAACAGGGCTTTTCCGAAGCATGAAAGGCGCCGGGCACGGATATGGCATGAAAACCATGTCGGATATTGCGAAAAAATACCAAAGCAAGCTTCAGATAAAACAGGAAGACGATACCGTCACCGTCCGTACCGCCCTCCTCATGCCCGACGTAACATGTCCTATACAATAA
- a CDS encoding carboxypeptidase regulatory-like domain-containing protein: protein MKRKKRLAAFLAITLTLLSSNFTVLAEETADEIMVSGTVTDTNGYDVDGAVVTLAGGGQSFDTVLTNGSYSVYVPEGTYEVTVAKPGYTIEVKDTTPIEVIDSDVFRDISVSVTPQPNKSAAKTDVPAPPADEIPFDKVHFPDDAFRTYLKDTLKIDKDGNGALSETEIAAVDRIWIQDNPNLKSLEGLKYFTALEILTCGGAGLTELNIKDNKILKGVYLYNNLGITSLDTSSNTELDAISCYNTGIESLDISQNKKLTALNCSSTNLKTLDVSANTILKGLDCHETAIESLDVSKNTALIYLRCYNTEIKSLDVSNCTVLEELKCKDTPLAYLKIGTNALSKLKTLEKPEPSSIKLKEKAKTFKITDKFTGIDPAKITVKNGAKYDSTTGIVSEYNDEDPIEYSYDCGIYSNNDDSVTLDVKLKVFQKEESSIKITANDLDKTYDGTAVSSAPAVTKTGSTGAVTYIWEKQQKGGVSWEKISGTPTDAGYYRVTAHVAADDDYKAADSSPKEFMIWQADNNWTSGLAIGDWVYGTPANTPSATPRFGTVSYTYSNSRTETFKEDVPTAAGTWYVKAAVAGTDNYTGLEKIIDFKITKANAPAITLPDNLSGIQGDLLSTVKLPSGWAWEDDSQTLAIGNNGYKARLTVDDSNYDYMGVTDYDASGHYVEKVLSVTVSLEQNNWTVFPSILDWTYGDTASTPAGHAAYGTATFTYSDSKDGTFSKEVPTAAGIWYMKVSVAAEHGYTGLDTIVKFTIMPKNMETDNQIKIPEISADTNLDELTLMDGKKVLVQGKDYDVTKKQDGNKVTVTITFKGNYTGTITKSYTVDDKKLVLNPNTDKNTPSGQTGAVKTGDNAASGFWIVLMAMAAGTAVLTGRKRYKEK, encoded by the coding sequence ATGAAACGAAAGAAACGACTGGCGGCATTTTTGGCAATCACACTGACGCTTCTGTCATCGAACTTTACCGTTTTGGCGGAGGAGACGGCAGACGAAATCATGGTGAGCGGCACGGTAACCGATACGAACGGCTACGATGTAGACGGGGCGGTGGTGACTCTCGCCGGCGGCGGACAATCCTTTGACACGGTTCTGACAAATGGCAGTTACAGCGTCTATGTGCCAGAGGGAACCTATGAGGTTACCGTGGCGAAGCCGGGATATACAATAGAAGTCAAGGACACTACTCCCATTGAGGTAATAGACAGCGACGTTTTCCGGGATATCAGCGTAAGCGTAACGCCGCAACCGAATAAATCAGCCGCGAAAACAGACGTGCCGGCCCCGCCTGCTGATGAAATCCCATTTGATAAGGTCCATTTTCCGGACGACGCATTCAGAACATACCTAAAGGATACATTGAAAATTGATAAGGATGGGAATGGCGCCCTGTCAGAGACTGAAATTGCAGCCGTAGACCGAATATGGATTCAGGATAATCCGAATTTGAAATCATTGGAGGGACTGAAATATTTTACGGCCTTGGAAATATTGACCTGCGGCGGCGCAGGCCTCACAGAGCTGAACATCAAAGATAATAAGATATTAAAAGGGGTGTACTTATACAATAATCTGGGTATTACGAGTCTGGATACCAGCAGCAACACGGAGTTGGATGCGATATCGTGCTACAACACAGGAATCGAAAGTCTGGATATCAGTCAAAATAAAAAATTGACCGCTTTGAATTGCTCCAGTACAAACCTGAAGACTCTGGATGTAAGCGCAAATACAATCTTAAAAGGCTTGGATTGCCACGAGACAGCAATCGAAAGTCTGGATGTCAGCAAGAATACGGCATTAATCTATTTGCGGTGCTACAACACAGAAATCAAAAGCCTTGATGTCAGCAATTGTACGGTCTTAGAAGAATTGAAGTGCAAGGATACGCCGCTTGCGTATCTGAAGATAGGAACGAATGCTTTATCAAAATTAAAGACGTTGGAAAAGCCAGAGCCATCTTCGATTAAATTGAAAGAGAAAGCGAAGACCTTTAAGATTACAGATAAATTCACAGGAATCGATCCTGCGAAAATAACAGTTAAAAATGGCGCGAAGTACGATTCAACTACCGGAATTGTAAGCGAATATAACGATGAAGATCCTATTGAGTATTCTTATGATTGCGGTATTTACAGTAACAATGACGATTCAGTGACATTAGATGTCAAATTGAAGGTGTTTCAAAAAGAGGAAAGCAGCATCAAAATTACTGCCAACGATTTGGATAAGACTTATGATGGAACCGCAGTCAGCAGTGCACCAGCTGTTACAAAGACTGGAAGCACCGGAGCCGTAACCTATATCTGGGAAAAGCAACAAAAAGGGGGCGTGTCATGGGAGAAAATCTCAGGCACTCCGACAGACGCAGGATATTACAGAGTGACGGCCCATGTGGCCGCGGATGACGATTATAAGGCCGCGGACTCTTCGCCAAAGGAATTTATGATTTGGCAAGCGGACAACAACTGGACCAGCGGACTTGCAATCGGCGACTGGGTTTATGGAACGCCAGCGAATACACCATCGGCAACTCCGAGATTTGGAACAGTTTCTTATACCTACAGCAATTCCCGGACCGAAACCTTCAAGGAAGATGTTCCGACAGCGGCGGGCACATGGTATGTGAAAGCGGCGGTTGCCGGGACAGACAATTATACAGGGTTAGAAAAGATTATCGATTTTAAGATTACCAAAGCAAATGCTCCGGCAATTACGCTTCCGGATAACCTCAGCGGTATACAGGGTGACTTGCTGTCCACAGTTAAGCTTCCATCCGGCTGGGCATGGGAGGATGACAGTCAGACTTTGGCAATCGGCAATAACGGTTATAAGGCTCGCCTTACGGTCGATGATTCCAATTATGACTATATGGGTGTAACAGACTATGATGCTTCAGGACATTATGTGGAAAAGGTATTATCAGTAACTGTATCACTGGAACAAAACAACTGGACCGTGTTCCCGTCGATTTTGGATTGGACATATGGGGATACTGCCAGCACACCGGCTGGCCACGCGGCGTATGGTACAGCCACTTTTACCTACAGCGATTCAAAGGACGGAACCTTCAGTAAAGAGGTTCCTACAGCTGCCGGAATCTGGTATATGAAAGTCAGTGTAGCTGCTGAACATGGATATACAGGACTGGATACAATTGTAAAATTCACGATAATGCCAAAAAATATGGAGACAGACAATCAAATCAAAATTCCGGAAATATCCGCCGATACCAACCTTGATGAGTTGACTCTGATGGACGGCAAAAAGGTTTTGGTACAAGGCAAAGACTACGATGTGACAAAGAAGCAGGACGGCAACAAGGTTACAGTGACAATTACCTTCAAAGGAAATTATACCGGAACAATTACAAAATCCTATACAGTCGATGATAAAAAGCTGGTTCTAAATCCCAATACGGACAAGAACACACCGTCTGGCCAGACTGGCGCGGTTAAGACAGGTGATAACGCTGCCTCCGGTTTTTGGATAGTGCTCATGGCGATGGCTGCGGGAACAGCCGTGCTGACGGGAAGAAAGAGATATAAAGAAAAATAG